From the genome of Ralstonia insidiosa:
TCCGATGGAACTGTGGTGTGGACCTGCGGCACTGCGCAAACCGCGAATGACTACGCGGTGGGGGCTGCGGTTCAAACCATGTATTCGTATTTGCCGGCAGCGTGTCAAAACTGAGAGGCGCAAGGCGGGGCTAGTCTGCACACCGAGTGTTTGGTGCGGGCGACGAGGTAACTCGCCGCCCGTTTTGCTTTGATCCCGCCCGGGAGGCACGAGACGAAGTCGCGGGTCTGCCGTCTTTTTCGCCCAATCACGAGCGGTTCACAGAAGCATCAAGATATCAGCAAAATTGTGGATCAATAGTCACAAAACTAACGACTTCTGTCATGTGGTGTCAAGAATTGTCATTTGATGCTGCGCGTTTTGCCTAGTTTGGGCCTGTTTCTGGAGTGCGAATGCGGGTTTTGCGGCTGGCACGATCCCTGCTTTGTAGAACCCGCATCATCTTTAACCACACATTTCCGGGGGATTTCATGAAGTCGATGCGTATCAACAAGCGTGTCCAAAAGGGTTTCACGCTGATCGAATTGATGATCGTGGTCGCGATCATCGGTATCCTGGCTGCCATCGCGCTGCCGGCTTACAACAACTACATGGTCAAGTCGAAGCTGGTTGAAGCGACGACGGATCTGGATGCGGCCAAGATTGCCGTGACCGAGGCATTTACCTCTGCAGGTACCGGCGCATTCCCGAGCGCCTCGCCGGTCGCACCGCTGGCTAGCAACGCCAAGTATGTGCGGGCTGTTAGCTATGCCAACAACGCCAGCCAGGTCTCCGTTGTGGTTCAACTGAGCATGCCGGGTACCTCTCAGATTGACCAGAAGTACCTGGGTATCTTCGGCGTTGGCCAGGCTGATGGCACGGTGTCCTGGACGTGCGGCACCGCCACCGCCACTGCAACGGCTCCCGCCTCGCAGGCTTCGATGTACCCGTACCTGCCGGCAGCTTGCCAAAACTGATCAGGCTGTAGTCTCTGGAAGGGAGAGGGCGCTTTGGCGCCCTTTTCTTTTTGCTGTTGTGGTCGTGTATCGAGATGTGGTGTGCGCAATTGTTCGCGCCACGCATTTCCCTTGCGCTATATTGCCAAG
Proteins encoded in this window:
- a CDS encoding pilin, yielding MKSMRINKRVQKGFTLIELMIVVAIIGILAAIALPAYNNYMVKSKLVEATTDLDAAKIAVTEAFTSAGTGAFPSASPVAPLASNAKYVRAVSYANNASQVSVVVQLSMPGTSQIDQKYLGIFGVGQADGTVSWTCGTATATATAPASQASMYPYLPAACQN